From the genome of Halomonas sp. I5-271120, one region includes:
- a CDS encoding ABC transporter permease, giving the protein MESLTTWIEGLLADNTIFTLQTLSYYGEGLTTTVQLVFLSLIIGLVLAVPLAIGRGSKHQWIKMPIFFYCYVFRGTPLLVQLYLIYYGVVFIDGIQDTWLWVLLEKPFVPALIAFTLNTAAYTTEIFRGAIKSTARGEIEAARAYGMSWWLMMRRIVLPSAFRRALPAYGNEVIFMLHASAIASVVTIMDLTGAARFVYARFYAPFDAFLFVAAIYLCLTFTILFLFRYLEKRLLAHLKPSSQ; this is encoded by the coding sequence ATGGAATCGCTCACGACCTGGATCGAGGGGCTGCTGGCCGACAATACCATCTTCACCCTGCAGACCCTCTCCTACTACGGCGAAGGCCTGACGACCACCGTCCAGTTGGTGTTTCTCTCGCTGATCATCGGTCTGGTGCTGGCGGTACCGCTGGCGATCGGTCGCGGCTCCAAGCATCAGTGGATCAAGATGCCGATCTTCTTCTACTGCTATGTGTTCCGCGGCACGCCGCTGCTGGTGCAGCTGTATCTGATCTATTACGGCGTGGTGTTCATCGATGGCATTCAGGACACCTGGCTGTGGGTGCTGCTCGAGAAACCCTTCGTGCCGGCGCTGATTGCCTTCACGCTGAACACTGCCGCCTATACCACCGAGATCTTCCGGGGCGCCATCAAGTCCACCGCCCGCGGCGAGATAGAAGCGGCCCGCGCCTATGGCATGTCCTGGTGGCTGATGATGCGACGCATCGTGCTGCCCAGCGCCTTCCGTCGTGCCCTGCCGGCCTACGGCAACGAGGTGATCTTCATGCTGCATGCCAGCGCCATCGCCAGCGTGGTCACGATCATGGACCTGACCGGGGCGGCGCGCTTCGTCTATGCGCGCTTCTACGCGCCCTTCGATGCCTTCCTGTTCGTGGCAGCGATCTATCTGTGCCTGACGTTCACCATCCTGTTCCTGTTCCGCTATCTCGAGAAGCGCCTGCTGGCACACCTCAAACCGTCGAGTCAATAA
- a CDS encoding gamma-glutamylcyclotransferase family protein, with translation MPHLMFVYGTLKRGFANHADHLADAEFVDIGTTCDAYPLVLHGEDFRPVLVEARGQGYLVAGELYRVDSHTLDALDRLERINDHDGYRRRRLAITDDQGQRHSAWVYMKPGAWVDDVRSELMEVFDDERHRA, from the coding sequence ATGCCTCATCTGATGTTCGTCTACGGCACCCTGAAGCGAGGGTTCGCGAATCATGCCGACCATCTCGCCGACGCCGAGTTCGTCGATATTGGCACGACCTGCGATGCCTATCCGCTGGTGCTGCATGGTGAGGACTTTCGGCCGGTGCTGGTCGAAGCCAGGGGCCAGGGCTACCTCGTGGCGGGGGAGCTCTACCGGGTCGACAGCCATACCCTCGATGCTCTCGATCGACTCGAACGCATCAATGACCACGACGGCTATCGACGTCGCCGCCTGGCCATCACCGACGATCAGGGCCAGCGGCACAGCGCCTGGGTCTACATGAAACCCGGTGCCTGGGTCGACGATGTTCGCAGCGAGTTGATGGAGGTCTTCGACGATGAGCGGCACCGTGCCTGA
- a CDS encoding SMP-30/gluconolactonase/LRE family protein has protein sequence MTLGRRQFLATSAALGAAMTAPTLLAGGLTGAPPSRYPVEAWQSLDDRFDRYMLFNSPLERHWSGGLWLEGPAWNAVGRYAVFSDIPRARQMRWDEATGQVSVLRHEVGHSNGNAFDAQGRLVACEHSPARVVRYEWDGSVSVLADQFNGKRLNAPNDLVALKSGGIIFTDPGYGAHVDYEGHRRELELDTAVYYWEDGMDQPQVLTTELYKPNGIALGPDGKTLYVTDTAPSHYPDQPATINRFTLADDGKRLENAHRLVASKSEGYDGMTVDMDGNLWVGTSGGEGVDGVSIFAPDGALIGRILLPEVCANVCFVGDDRNRLLMTASQSIYTIYTGTRGI, from the coding sequence ATGACACTTGGACGACGTCAGTTTCTCGCCACCTCGGCCGCCCTCGGCGCGGCCATGACCGCCCCGACCCTATTGGCAGGAGGCCTTACCGGTGCCCCGCCATCACGCTATCCGGTCGAAGCCTGGCAATCTCTCGACGACCGCTTCGACCGCTACATGCTGTTCAATTCGCCACTCGAACGCCACTGGAGCGGTGGGCTGTGGCTGGAGGGGCCGGCCTGGAACGCCGTGGGGCGCTATGCGGTGTTCAGCGATATCCCCAGGGCTCGCCAAATGCGCTGGGACGAGGCCACCGGCCAGGTCAGCGTATTGCGCCACGAGGTCGGTCATTCCAACGGCAATGCCTTCGATGCCCAGGGGCGGCTGGTGGCCTGCGAGCATTCACCCGCGCGGGTGGTTCGCTACGAATGGGACGGCAGCGTCAGCGTGCTGGCCGACCAGTTTAACGGCAAGCGTCTCAACGCTCCGAATGATCTCGTGGCACTGAAAAGTGGCGGTATCATCTTCACAGATCCGGGATATGGTGCTCACGTCGACTACGAGGGACATCGCCGCGAACTGGAGCTCGATACCGCCGTCTACTACTGGGAAGACGGCATGGACCAGCCTCAGGTGCTGACCACGGAGCTTTACAAGCCCAATGGCATTGCATTGGGGCCGGATGGTAAAACGCTATATGTGACCGATACGGCGCCTTCTCACTATCCCGACCAGCCCGCCACCATCAACCGCTTCACCCTCGCCGACGACGGCAAGCGTCTCGAAAACGCACATCGCCTGGTGGCCAGTAAAAGCGAAGGCTATGACGGCATGACGGTCGACATGGATGGCAACCTGTGGGTCGGCACATCTGGCGGGGAAGGAGTCGATGGCGTCAGCATCTTCGCTCCGGATGGGGCGCTGATCGGTCGCATTCTGCTTCCGGAAGTCTGCGCCAACGTCTGCTTTGTTGGCGATGACCGCAACCGGCTGCTGATGACCGCCAGTCAATCGATCTATACGATCTATACCGGCACCCGCGGCATCTGA
- a CDS encoding transporter substrate-binding domain-containing protein encodes MKIQTVLGISLIGATLFAGSANADVRDIRIGVDVPYEPMEFRTPDGELTGFDIELGNALCAEVGIQCEWVVQGWDGIIPGLMARKYDAIMSSMTINDDRRKQVLFSDPYFTPPSAWFAPVASDIEVPYPQTLEGKTIGVQRGTLQDNYVTDNFGDVADVNRYATADDMVLDMDAGRLDIVFLDFPVGKATLIDSNAGNYKVIGEMITEPKEYFGDGFGMAFRQRDEDLANAFNEALSTLKDNGTYEDIYNDYFGGK; translated from the coding sequence ATGAAGATCCAGACAGTCCTCGGCATCAGCCTGATCGGCGCCACCCTCTTCGCCGGCAGCGCCAACGCCGACGTCCGCGACATCCGCATCGGCGTTGACGTCCCCTACGAGCCGATGGAATTCCGCACGCCCGATGGCGAGCTAACCGGCTTCGACATCGAGCTTGGCAATGCGCTTTGCGCCGAAGTCGGCATTCAGTGCGAGTGGGTCGTGCAGGGTTGGGATGGCATCATCCCCGGTCTGATGGCCCGCAAGTACGACGCCATCATGTCGTCCATGACCATCAATGACGATCGCCGCAAGCAAGTGCTGTTCTCCGATCCGTACTTCACACCGCCGTCCGCCTGGTTCGCCCCGGTCGCAAGCGACATCGAAGTGCCCTACCCGCAGACCCTGGAAGGCAAGACCATCGGCGTCCAGCGCGGCACCCTGCAAGACAACTACGTCACCGACAACTTCGGCGACGTGGCCGACGTGAACCGCTATGCCACCGCCGACGACATGGTGCTGGACATGGATGCCGGCCGCCTGGACATCGTCTTCCTCGACTTCCCGGTCGGCAAGGCCACGCTGATCGACAGCAATGCCGGCAACTACAAGGTGATCGGCGAGATGATCACCGAGCCCAAGGAATACTTCGGTGACGGCTTCGGCATGGCCTTCCGCCAGCGCGACGAAGACCTGGCCAACGCCTTCAACGAGGCCCTGTCCACCTTGAAGGACAACGGCACTTACGAAGACATCTACAACGACTACTTCGGCGGGAAGTAA
- a CDS encoding ABC transporter permease, with amino-acid sequence MIDLHGYGPRLFEGAMITIQLGVLSLILSVILGLLTASAKMSRSWLLHRIGTLYTTIIRGVPDLVLMMLLFFGGQIGINQVTDWLYYQFNIDIFINVNEFVAGVLTIGLIFGAYMGETFRGAFMAVDNGQIEAGRAYGMTNWLMFRRIRFPLMMRHALPGLSNNWMVLLKTTALVSVIGLSDMVRVAAEASKATREPFTFMLIVAGIYLLIASVSEWGFARLQKRYDVGFGETN; translated from the coding sequence ATGATCGACCTGCATGGCTACGGCCCGCGCCTGTTCGAAGGCGCCATGATCACCATTCAGCTGGGGGTGCTGTCGCTGATCCTCTCGGTGATACTCGGCCTGCTCACCGCCAGCGCGAAGATGTCGCGCAGCTGGCTTTTGCACCGCATCGGCACCCTTTACACCACCATCATCCGTGGCGTGCCGGACCTGGTGCTGATGATGCTGCTGTTCTTCGGCGGCCAGATCGGCATCAACCAGGTCACCGACTGGCTCTACTACCAGTTCAATATTGACATCTTCATCAACGTCAACGAGTTCGTGGCGGGCGTACTGACCATCGGCCTGATCTTCGGCGCCTATATGGGAGAGACCTTCCGCGGTGCTTTCATGGCGGTAGATAACGGCCAGATCGAGGCCGGTCGCGCCTATGGCATGACCAACTGGCTGATGTTCCGGCGCATCCGCTTCCCGCTGATGATGCGCCACGCTCTGCCGGGCCTGTCGAACAACTGGATGGTGCTGCTCAAGACCACCGCTCTGGTATCGGTAATCGGCCTGTCGGATATGGTGCGCGTGGCCGCCGAGGCCTCCAAGGCGACCCGCGAGCCCTTTACCTTCATGCTGATCGTCGCCGGCATCTATCTGCTGATCGCCAGTGTCTCCGAATGGGGTTTCGCACGGCTGCAGAAACGCTATGACGTCGGCTTCGGGGAGACCAACTAA
- a CDS encoding NUDIX hydrolase, with product MNFCSQCGQNVRFAIPEGDDRPRFLCDACGTIHYQNPRIVAGTLPVSGSKVLLCRRAIAPRKGYWTLPAGFMENAETTVEAAARETREEACAEVEIHDLYTMINLPHIDQVFMIFRADLTGGFGAGPESLEVALFEEHEVPWEELAFPTIERTLHHFFNDRVGAHYPLHISDITPEDRERYFGSA from the coding sequence ATGAATTTCTGCAGCCAGTGCGGGCAAAATGTCCGTTTTGCCATCCCCGAAGGCGATGACCGCCCACGCTTCCTGTGCGATGCCTGCGGTACCATCCACTACCAGAACCCGCGCATCGTCGCCGGCACCCTGCCGGTGAGCGGCAGCAAGGTGCTGCTGTGTCGGCGTGCCATTGCACCGCGCAAGGGCTACTGGACACTGCCGGCTGGGTTCATGGAAAACGCCGAGACTACCGTCGAGGCCGCGGCCCGTGAGACCCGCGAGGAGGCCTGCGCCGAGGTCGAAATTCACGATCTCTATACCATGATCAACCTCCCGCACATCGACCAGGTATTCATGATCTTCCGCGCCGATCTCACCGGCGGCTTCGGTGCCGGCCCCGAGAGCCTGGAAGTGGCGCTGTTCGAAGAGCACGAGGTGCCCTGGGAGGAACTGGCCTTCCCGACGATCGAGCGCACCCTTCACCACTTCTTCAACGATCGGGTCGGTGCGCACTACCCGCTGCATATCAGCGATATCACGCCCGAGGATCGTGAACGTTACTTTGGTAGCGCCTGA
- a CDS encoding lipocalin family protein, with protein sequence MPPRDLTHRPAHRPSRHPFTIALPLVASGLLAGCTGIPEGTQAVEDFNLDRYLGQWYEIARLDHSFEEGLDCVTADYSMRDDGGVKVINAGVNLETGEPSVAEGKAYFIDEPSVARLKVSFFGPFYGGYNVLELDPDYQHALVVGPNRDYLWILARTPTMAPDTYQALVDRVAELDFAVDDLIEVEQDRACAPYRQGT encoded by the coding sequence GCCTCGTGATCTGACTCATCGCCCGGCGCACCGTCCCTCGCGTCACCCGTTCACCATTGCCCTGCCCCTCGTTGCCTCGGGGCTGCTCGCCGGATGCACCGGCATCCCCGAGGGCACCCAGGCAGTCGAAGACTTCAACCTGGATCGCTATCTCGGTCAGTGGTACGAGATCGCGCGCCTCGATCACAGCTTCGAAGAAGGGCTCGACTGCGTTACCGCCGACTACTCCATGCGCGATGACGGCGGGGTGAAGGTGATCAACGCAGGGGTGAACCTCGAGACCGGCGAGCCCAGCGTGGCCGAAGGCAAGGCCTACTTCATCGATGAACCGAGCGTTGCCCGTCTGAAAGTCAGCTTCTTCGGCCCCTTCTATGGGGGGTACAACGTGCTGGAACTCGACCCCGACTACCAGCACGCCCTGGTGGTCGGCCCTAATCGCGACTACCTGTGGATCCTGGCCCGCACCCCAACGATGGCCCCCGACACCTACCAGGCGCTGGTGGACCGCGTAGCCGAGCTCGACTTTGCCGTCGACGACCTGATCGAGGTCGAGCAGGACCGGGCCTGTGCTCCCTATCGCCAAGGTACCTGA
- a CDS encoding succinylglutamate desuccinylase: MLDNWLDQLLDDVTPSSDHGRLPFGHYRLHGPGILELIPNQTQPGARACVLSAAVHGNETAPVELVGELLSRLEAGLVRLGAPVLVLIGNPPALRAGERFITTNLNRLFQRDLTASGEEPDRARTLMSAVDDFFTRHATLPPLHFDLHTAIRDSRYPRFAVEPYTEQVTTEPAQWQWLSRAGIQAVLHQHCHSWTFSHYSRHYHGAQAFTLELGRVAPFGENDLSALRPMRALLEALSEGHEPPGAPAKAMSFFRVEHELMRESEDFALCFDEATPNFNEFSPGECLARDAKAGDYVVGQHPQRVVFPNAKVEIGARAALLVVEVVPPT; this comes from the coding sequence ATGCTGGATAACTGGCTCGACCAACTGCTTGATGACGTCACGCCATCAAGCGACCACGGCCGCCTGCCCTTCGGCCATTATCGGCTGCACGGGCCCGGCATCCTCGAGCTTATTCCCAATCAGACGCAGCCCGGCGCCCGGGCCTGCGTGCTGTCGGCAGCGGTGCATGGCAACGAGACGGCGCCGGTGGAGCTCGTCGGCGAGCTGCTCTCTCGGCTCGAGGCCGGCCTGGTTCGCCTCGGCGCACCGGTGCTGGTGCTGATCGGCAACCCGCCGGCACTGCGGGCTGGCGAGCGTTTCATCACCACCAACCTCAACCGGCTGTTCCAGCGCGACCTGACCGCGAGCGGCGAGGAGCCGGATCGGGCCCGCACATTGATGAGCGCTGTGGATGATTTTTTCACCCGCCATGCGACGCTGCCACCGCTGCACTTTGATCTGCATACGGCGATCCGCGACAGCCGCTATCCGCGCTTTGCGGTCGAGCCCTACACCGAACAGGTGACAACGGAGCCCGCGCAGTGGCAGTGGCTGTCCCGGGCCGGCATCCAGGCGGTGCTCCATCAGCACTGTCATAGCTGGACCTTCTCTCATTACTCGCGCCACTATCATGGCGCTCAGGCGTTTACTCTGGAGCTTGGTCGCGTCGCCCCGTTCGGCGAGAATGACCTGAGCGCCCTGCGCCCCATGCGCGCCCTGCTGGAGGCCCTGTCCGAAGGTCATGAGCCGCCGGGGGCGCCGGCCAAGGCCATGAGCTTCTTTCGCGTCGAGCATGAACTCATGCGTGAGTCCGAGGACTTCGCCCTGTGTTTCGATGAGGCCACGCCGAACTTCAACGAATTCTCCCCCGGCGAATGCCTCGCCCGTGACGCCAAGGCCGGTGACTACGTGGTCGGACAGCACCCGCAGCGGGTGGTCTTCCCCAATGCCAAGGTAGAGATCGGCGCGCGGGCCGCCTTGCTGGTCGTCGAGGTGGTGCCGCCGACATGA
- a CDS encoding TraX family protein, whose product MSHWTGWGQWLALITMTVDHITRYLLPDSWDAGWASSSIGRIAFPLFSAMVAWHGLFNTRSPLRYAKRILIIGLIAQLPYMTMPRDGFQLNICFTLAAGLAAGILLRDLVFRDRSFYRGAFQHHPHHDRPLDQPRKALAPPGLAIASLIMLGLAWWVLGNWVEYGHLGLAMIPLYMLAFAGLGDPGTGRLTGLAAAASALPVLLNAGLMNSSEMAKGFTVATSLTLVMLAAGAWRWVPRVIYAMPRRLWLAWYPGHFAVIALLLHWPS is encoded by the coding sequence ATGTCTCACTGGACCGGCTGGGGCCAGTGGCTGGCGCTGATCACCATGACAGTGGATCACATCACCCGTTACCTGCTGCCCGACAGCTGGGATGCCGGTTGGGCCAGCTCGTCAATCGGCCGCATTGCCTTCCCGCTGTTCTCTGCCATGGTCGCCTGGCACGGCCTCTTCAATACCAGAAGCCCGCTGCGCTACGCGAAGCGCATCCTGATCATCGGCCTGATCGCTCAGCTGCCCTACATGACCATGCCGCGTGACGGCTTTCAGCTTAACATCTGCTTCACGCTGGCGGCGGGGCTTGCTGCCGGCATCTTGCTACGTGATCTGGTGTTTCGGGACCGGTCTTTTTACCGCGGGGCGTTTCAGCACCATCCCCACCACGACAGGCCACTCGATCAGCCCCGGAAAGCCTTGGCGCCCCCTGGTCTTGCGATCGCCAGCCTGATAATGCTCGGCCTGGCCTGGTGGGTGCTGGGGAACTGGGTAGAATATGGCCACCTTGGCCTGGCGATGATTCCGCTTTACATGCTGGCCTTCGCGGGGCTAGGCGATCCCGGCACAGGCCGTTTGACAGGCCTGGCAGCGGCGGCATCCGCACTGCCGGTGTTGCTCAACGCCGGCCTGATGAACAGCTCCGAGATGGCCAAGGGGTTCACCGTGGCGACCAGTCTAACCCTGGTGATGCTGGCCGCCGGTGCCTGGCGCTGGGTGCCACGAGTTATCTACGCGATGCCACGGCGGCTATGGCTTGCCTGGTATCCGGGGCACTTCGCGGTGATCGCGCTGCTGCTGCACTGGCCCAGCTAG
- a CDS encoding cation-translocating P-type ATPase, producing the protein MDQGSKQPKGAPPGSKTLRLRIEEMDCPTEEALLRKGLAEAPGVAALDFDLMGRVLSIHHVDGDPDALAARVRELGMTPQPLDADGATEGSESAPESFAARWGKLLIAAALALGAELTGWISPTAATWFSPLLALAAIGLVGLPTWRKGWVALRHRSLNINALMSVAVTGAILIGHWSEAAMVMVLFTLAERIEARSLDRARRAIRDLLDTAPDKARRQAPNGEWETVAAEAVAVGQVIRVLPGERLPLDGEIVRGQPTLDESPITGESLPRDKGPGETVFAGAINRHGDFDYRTTRPSNDTTLARIIHAVEEAQASRAPTQRFIDRFAAYYTPAVLAIAVLTALAWPLLGLFTSMQVAWLDGVYRALVLLVIACPCALVISTPVTIVSGLSAAARSGILIKGGRFLEQGRKLSWLALDKTGTLTQGQPRLTHWAALDDGLGEESNDEQDGANRSRLARQAASLAARSTHPVSRAIHGELAAGVGEQDIDAFRERPGMGVEGELEGTSLWLGNRRLLTEHGLASDALEVRLETLERQGASVVMLGDTTRVLALFAVQDPLKPTSLAAISRLHELGVRTLMLSGDNRHTVAAIAAEAGIDEARGELLPEDKLAAIEAHSKNGVTGMVGDGINDAPALARADIGFAMGAAGSDVAIETADVALMDDDLGKLPTFLKLSRATRSVLIQNIAIALGLKGIFMALAFTGQATLWMAVFADMGASLLVVANGLRLLRAGKP; encoded by the coding sequence GTGGATCAAGGCAGCAAACAGCCCAAGGGTGCGCCGCCAGGCAGCAAGACCCTGCGCCTGCGCATCGAAGAAATGGACTGCCCCACCGAGGAGGCCCTGCTGCGCAAGGGACTGGCCGAAGCCCCCGGAGTAGCCGCTCTGGACTTCGACCTGATGGGGCGGGTACTGAGCATCCACCATGTCGATGGCGACCCTGATGCCCTGGCAGCGCGGGTTCGTGAGTTAGGAATGACACCCCAGCCCCTGGATGCCGACGGTGCCACAGAGGGCTCGGAAAGCGCCCCAGAATCTTTCGCCGCCCGCTGGGGCAAGCTGCTAATCGCCGCGGCTCTGGCGCTGGGGGCTGAGCTTACGGGCTGGATCAGTCCAACCGCCGCGACCTGGTTCTCGCCGCTGTTGGCGCTTGCTGCCATTGGCCTGGTCGGCCTACCCACCTGGCGCAAGGGCTGGGTTGCGCTTCGCCATCGTAGTCTCAACATCAACGCCCTGATGAGCGTGGCGGTGACCGGTGCGATACTGATCGGCCACTGGTCCGAAGCGGCCATGGTGATGGTGCTGTTTACCCTGGCCGAACGCATCGAGGCCCGCTCCCTGGACCGCGCTCGCCGAGCCATCCGCGACCTGCTGGATACCGCCCCCGACAAGGCACGGCGTCAGGCACCAAACGGCGAATGGGAGACGGTGGCCGCCGAGGCCGTCGCCGTGGGTCAAGTGATTCGCGTCCTGCCCGGCGAGCGCCTGCCCCTGGACGGCGAGATCGTCCGCGGCCAGCCGACGCTGGATGAGTCACCGATCACCGGCGAAAGCCTGCCCCGGGACAAGGGGCCCGGCGAGACGGTCTTCGCCGGTGCCATCAACCGCCATGGTGACTTTGACTATCGCACCACTCGGCCGTCCAATGACACCACCCTGGCCCGCATCATCCATGCAGTGGAAGAAGCGCAGGCCAGCCGTGCGCCCACCCAGCGCTTCATTGACCGTTTCGCCGCCTACTACACCCCGGCCGTACTGGCCATCGCCGTGCTCACCGCACTGGCCTGGCCACTGCTGGGGCTCTTCACCTCAATGCAGGTCGCCTGGCTCGACGGCGTCTACCGGGCACTGGTGCTGCTGGTGATTGCCTGCCCCTGTGCGCTGGTGATTTCCACACCGGTGACCATCGTCAGCGGGCTTTCTGCCGCGGCCCGATCGGGCATCCTGATCAAAGGCGGCCGCTTTCTCGAGCAGGGCCGAAAACTTAGCTGGCTGGCGCTGGACAAGACCGGCACCTTGACCCAAGGACAGCCTCGCCTGACGCATTGGGCCGCTCTGGATGACGGCTTGGGTGAAGAGTCGAATGACGAACAGGACGGCGCCAACCGGTCACGGCTGGCCCGCCAGGCAGCCAGCCTCGCCGCACGCTCGACGCACCCCGTATCCCGGGCCATTCATGGCGAGCTTGCAGCAGGCGTCGGAGAACAGGATATCGATGCCTTTCGCGAACGCCCGGGAATGGGAGTGGAAGGTGAGCTAGAAGGCACCTCGCTATGGCTTGGCAACCGCCGGCTGCTGACCGAACACGGCCTGGCAAGCGACGCCCTCGAAGTGCGCCTCGAGACTCTGGAGCGTCAGGGTGCCAGCGTGGTGATGCTCGGCGACACGACTCGCGTGCTGGCGCTGTTCGCCGTTCAGGACCCTCTGAAACCCACCAGCCTCGCAGCCATCAGCAGGCTGCATGAGCTCGGGGTGCGCACCCTGATGCTGTCCGGTGACAATCGCCATACCGTTGCCGCCATCGCCGCCGAAGCCGGTATCGACGAAGCCCGAGGCGAACTGCTCCCCGAAGACAAGCTGGCCGCCATCGAGGCCCACTCGAAAAATGGCGTGACTGGCATGGTAGGTGACGGCATCAACGATGCACCGGCGCTCGCCCGAGCGGACATCGGTTTCGCCATGGGCGCCGCCGGCAGCGACGTGGCGATCGAGACCGCCGATGTGGCGCTGATGGACGATGACCTGGGCAAGCTGCCCACCTTCCTGAAGCTGTCACGGGCCACCCGAAGCGTACTGATCCAGAACATCGCCATCGCCCTCGGTCTCAAGGGCATCTTCATGGCGCTGGCCTTCACCGGTCAGGCGACCCTGTGGATGGCAGTGTTCGCCGACATGGGGGCCAGCCTGCTGGTGGTAGCCAACGGGCTGCGCCTGCTGCGCGCCGGCAAACCCTGA
- a CDS encoding ABC transporter ATP-binding protein: MAATPIPLEVRNIKKRFGDTEVLKGLSLKAKKGDVITLIGASGSGKSTFLRCMNLLEQPDEGDLVVHGEDIRFKMTKHGREPADWKQVVGMRAKLSMVFQSFNLWAHMTLLENIIEAPVHVLGKSRQDAIAHAQQLLERVGLAERADYYPAQMSGGQQQRGAIARALAMDPEVMLFDEPTSALDPELVGDVLKVMRDLAKEGRTMIVVTHEMAFARDVSTEVIYLHQGQVEEAGPPDEVLGNPKSERLKQFLAPKH, encoded by the coding sequence ATGGCCGCTACGCCTATTCCCCTGGAAGTACGTAACATCAAGAAACGCTTCGGTGACACCGAAGTGCTGAAAGGCCTGTCGCTCAAGGCCAAGAAGGGCGATGTCATCACCCTGATAGGTGCCTCCGGTTCCGGCAAGAGCACCTTCCTGCGCTGCATGAACCTGCTCGAACAGCCCGACGAAGGCGACCTGGTCGTCCACGGTGAGGACATCCGCTTCAAGATGACCAAGCACGGGCGAGAGCCGGCTGACTGGAAACAGGTGGTGGGCATGCGCGCCAAGCTGTCGATGGTCTTCCAGAGCTTCAACCTGTGGGCCCATATGACGCTGCTCGAAAACATCATCGAGGCACCGGTGCATGTGCTCGGCAAGTCCCGTCAGGACGCCATCGCCCACGCCCAGCAGCTGCTCGAGCGCGTAGGGCTCGCCGAGCGCGCCGACTACTACCCGGCGCAGATGTCCGGCGGCCAGCAGCAGCGCGGCGCCATCGCCCGGGCGCTGGCCATGGACCCGGAAGTGATGCTGTTCGACGAGCCGACCTCGGCGCTGGACCCGGAGCTGGTCGGCGACGTGCTCAAGGTCATGCGCGATCTCGCCAAGGAAGGCCGCACCATGATCGTGGTCACCCACGAGATGGCCTTCGCCCGCGATGTCTCCACCGAAGTGATCTACCTGCACCAGGGTCAGGTCGAAGAAGCCGGGCCGCCCGATGAGGTACTCGGCAATCCCAAGTCCGAGCGCCTCAAGCAGTTCCTGGCGCCCAAGCACTGA
- the cadR gene encoding Cd(II)/Pb(II)-responsive transcriptional regulator — translation MKIGELAKRSGCRVVTIRYYEREGLLPEPARTVGNYRLYGEAHAERLAFIRHCRVLDMTLDEIRALLECHDHPDQPCHEADALIDAHLTHVADRIAKLQALEQSLVALRARCQGQRPASECGILKELARPAGDEAGLVSREEGGHVPGVHPPGVHPRV, via the coding sequence ATGAAGATCGGTGAACTGGCGAAGCGCAGCGGCTGTCGCGTCGTCACCATCCGCTATTACGAACGCGAAGGACTGTTGCCCGAACCCGCACGCACGGTGGGCAACTACCGGCTCTACGGCGAAGCCCATGCCGAGCGGCTGGCCTTCATCCGTCATTGCCGGGTGCTGGACATGACCCTGGACGAGATTCGTGCCCTGTTGGAGTGCCATGACCACCCGGACCAGCCTTGCCACGAGGCCGATGCCCTGATCGATGCCCACCTGACCCATGTGGCGGACCGCATTGCCAAGCTGCAGGCCCTCGAACAATCGCTCGTGGCACTGCGGGCACGCTGTCAGGGGCAGCGCCCTGCCAGTGAATGCGGGATTCTCAAGGAGTTGGCTCGGCCCGCGGGGGACGAGGCCGGTCTGGTTTCGAGGGAGGAGGGCGGTCATGTGCCGGGGGTGCATCCGCCCGGGGTGCACCCGCGGGTCTGA